The DNA segment gaagttttgattttaaaaaaatatatgcacaCATTAGCAACGAATATTGGATTGTCGTTTTTTGAAGACGACGAACGCGTTTTCTTCTGTGCAAAGTCGTCGAAttcatagaaaatatttttgtattgtACGATATGAAATGTTGCAAGAAACCATCTTATTCTATTCTCATGATAAAAGAAAGTAATAGAGTCCATTCCAGCCCCTTGCTAAACAAAACCCTAGATTCTTAAACTTACCACTCCTAGTTTCCTCATAGCTGGAGAAAGCGAATTAAGGACCGGCGATCGGAATCGATTTGGGTACCACTGATTCATGCATAGCCGTGTGGTAGCGGGATCGTGTTGAGATTGTTGGATAAATGAaaagagaagaagaggaagagtgaGGAGTTGTAACGGGAAGTGGGTTGTCTCAAATGTGACTTGTTCCACATTGAGTCAATAACCAAATAAAGTCTCCCTAACAAGCTCCAAGTTGAGACAAGGGTTTGGGCGCCAAGGGGTACCAGAAGTTTTTAGACGGGGGAAGACGCTAATAGGTTGTGTCTCGGTAAACTAAACACGCGCGCGCGCATCGGCGCGGTGCGGTGAGGTGTGGTGTGGTCTTTTGACCGTATTATTCTTTTtggacaaaatttatttgaaaataattttgttgacaGCATCTACACACGAAACCGAAACAGAAACCAGCGTGCATTCACAGAAgatgccgcgcatatgcgcgcccagaatccgcgcacatgcgcgagattCACAGAAGatgccgcgcatatgcgtgccagaatccgcgcacatgcgcgagccTTACTGTTATCATCGCATATGGGCAGAACAAGGCGCGCCtaaggacgcgcatatgcgtgagccTTTCTGGAATTCTGCGCTGGTTCTGAAAACATGCGCGTCCCTTGGCTATGTTGGCATCTGTTCTTGATCACTTTTGCATCAACCAATGTGTTCCTTCACTAGAGTAGTGACTCTTCTTTGCATCCGGTCTGGAAAGGCTTGTCTTTTCAACGCAACCGATGattgtttataaataaatccaATCAGCCCATTTCGAAAGTTGCTGGTCATTTTGCACTGCATTGCTTCTTGCCATTTTGCTGCATTCATCATTTCGAAATACTTGGAAGTTCAAGCATACGCTTGTTCGCTGATATCCAGAAACTGTTGTGTTGCATCTTCTGGATTAAGTCGTTGTATTTTGGGGACGATTGCTTGCGACGTATAGCATTTTGATACGGGCAATTTCGTCTTGCGGAAAAAAGTTTTCCTTGCCTCGACTTAACATTGTTGCTGCTCCTTTTCAGAAACGAGTATCATATAGATAACAGAGATCATATCAAGGCAACCGCATCACGCCTTCAATGATTCCAAGCCACTCATGATCTATTCGAATCACATAAAAACTCGTTTAATGAGGCTCGTTAAGATAAATGAATGAAACTcaagttttataatatttcGACTCGTTAGTTCGTGAACATATTCTTTAATAAGCTTATGAGTCGCTcttagataaaaataataatagttttgatatttgatttatagattgtacttttatttatgaaaaatataaaaaaaaatctattaaatttatttattagaaataaattaaaatttttaataagaatattatatttttctaaatatataatttagtttttaatgaatttaataaatatttaaatttataatttatatttattaagttCGTTTAAATTCGATAAAAATTTGGATAAGCTCGCCACTGATGAATATATTAGCTAAATAAAtctcgagctcgactcgattATAAACGATCTAAATTCAAACATTCAAAAGTTCGGCTCGGCTACAGCCATCATAGATGAACTAGACAAAATTTCTAGTAGCTCTAATGAaaaatgtgtttattttttACCTTTGCGGTGGCACTTTTGATGTTTCTCTTCTCACGATGGTGAAAGGGCGAAGAGGAATCTGTCCTTCATGGAACATACAACTATTGGAATTGATTGTTTCTACGAaggaattgattttataatataatctaACCCGTAAAAATTTTGAGGAGCTCAACATGGATTTGTTTGAGAAATGCATTGGCCATGTGGAGAATTGTTTGTAGGATGCTAAGATGGACAAGAAAAGCATATACTATTAGAGTAGATATTTTGTAGGTCAACAGTTGGttaaggaatttattgactcacttgtaataaacaatctttattttaatataatttacattttatggtttcgttttactttatctgtataccaatgCAATCTACATATATAAAGacattgattatattttaatacaaatgaatcgtaattcgatcttgaaactcatttgtaaatactgtatattctaaattcgttcatagtcgattcagccgcctaaaaacAAAGATGAAGGCCgcttgagtttgagactagcatccgtgatgttgtgtaccgtgtttcatggtaaaagtatagagatgtccaatcatacAGATGtgtaatcatatgatgattgtaccgaacaaCACTCTCTCAGACTTtctaagtggttatcattcatcgagagaaaAGTTTGTGGTTGTGATTGTACCTTATTAGTCCTTGCGACCAGgtacaacactgaggctctacatactaagattgtactttgactcgtttatcgACTCCTAAGGGTCATAAGGTGGTgaggttgggtgcaattgcgacatgtgtaggagccagtgcattgtagttgaGAATTCGTCGCTTACATACCGGtgtagatatcctatgtgatctaacgaaataGTGGTGCATGAAATCTCTAGAAAGAATGTAAGATGTAAATTAGGGACAAGGGTTCTCTTGTTGTACACACGATGACACTACGAATATATGATGATTGTATTACATAGCTATCAAATCTAATATACAGCCCTcaatgaaccaatggttgcagattcgatctggatatatgagatgaagagaccgtactgtacgttaataaTGATCGAttagttcttgcaggcactatcaatgatacTTAAGGAATCATatggcgatgctactagatactcttaccatgattcgatgggtttaatcagattttgatttctgacattctcatgatcaaatgttggtgcattGTATGTGACAAATAAGGGAAAGTCTGAATAAAGAAAAAtgttctgaatcacaaagattTGTGAACCCACAGTTAGCTGTGTCTTTGAACCATTAGTGctggatcatttgttctcgttgagataataaattcaaggagttgaatttatataaaattataagatagtaaattcaaggagttgaatttatgataattaaaatttggatagaataaattcaaggagttgaatttatgaacattgagagtttaaaatattaaactcaaaggctgagtttataaaatattaaaataaatgtagTGAGAGTATGAATAATGGgtttgtaagagtacaagtctaacatgctaaataattaaagttcttaatggattttaatatattaattaattaaattagttggactagacaaaataattaactaatctcattaatattaattaaggaACTCCTAActataattaaaaaaagtagGTTAATGATTCATTATTTAGAAAGGAGGCCACAAACTCTAAGCCTCCATTCATGCAAATTTTTGAAAACTCTCCTCCACGACACCTCCAAATTTTTGGCCAACTCTAAAAAGTTTAGGGTTTGAGCCTCAACTCAACTTTTGATCTCAAACAATAAAAATTGCTCTAAATTTTCTAGTGCACTAAAAAATTTAGAGGAAGAACAAATATTCTAATCATGGACTTGATTGGAGAAAGAAGGTTTCGATAAGATCGTTCGTAGGGAATACTACAATAGCTATTTCCTCCAATCCCGAAATAGTTTGTGCCaagtgattaaaaaattataaaggtATATTCATAAACATCTTATGAatacttaattttatttaaaccaTATGAGTGTCCAAAAAAGTTATTTGAacgtcaaattaaaaattttaaaacttctgttgtgttttggacacgagaaaaccgaTTTCCCAACAGTGATATCAAATCTGGGTTCTTTATATAGTATGGTTTAATTTCATgttgagtattttatttttaaccacACAAGaacatttttcagaaaattgatgcaccgttaaaaattttgattttaatcataaaagaaaaaaaatccggAACTGCGCGGACATGTGCATGCAATGTGCTTGCCAGCGCCCGATCTGATCGGGCAGCGGGCGGATTAGATCAGGCGGACAGCGCGGGCAAGTACCCGGGAACGTCACCTTGCTAGGTCATTTGCTTGAATTGTTCGGGTCTAGGGTGCGATTTTTCggttttacaaaattttggataaaattgatattttatgaaaatttgttcaatttttccttaaaatcaaattttggtaaattaataattttgttgtaaaaataaataattataatatgattttaattatttatgataaaaatgagttttacaagaaatcaattattattgaataaattgaaaattaaataaaaatatgtttatttaatttattaaattatttaataattgttgtggttagtaataaaattactaaatgcatgatttaatcaattaatcaaaattttttaattaattgatgttaatatgtgatattaaatgcataaaagaTGATCGAGAACCTTGACTAATGTAATAGGTGACCaagataataatatttttttattgatatctGAAAACAAagcaataaaattaaattaattctcaGAACTTGTACAAAGAAAGATTTGCTACGACATTCAATAATGTTGTGTAGTTGAGCCTAAAAAAGAGGGACATCATATTTTAATGATAATACTTGTCTATGTTGGAATAGAGTcagagataaaaaaaatgataaaattaatcTCTAAAGTGATACGAGACAACATCAATAATAATACATGCCCCTTTCCTAGAGCCATGGGATAATAGCATGATTGGCACTAACTAGATGCAACCCCTCATATGCATCTGTTGCTCAGCCGTGTCACAAATATAAGAAATATAGTTACACTTTGTGTaacaactataacttttgaCCTAACAATAATTTCCAAAAaaccatattttatattttacgaaaatattgttattttaaGTGTGCATATGTGAGAACATATTAGTGGATACGAGGCACTCTCCTAATACCAATATTTAGGAGGAGACTCAAAAGGTATATTAAGCCCTAAGGCCATAACCAACTTTTTCGATACCATATTTTATCGTTGAGAGAGTTAATAAAAATTCGGTTAAATCGAATTAATTGatcaaacataattatttaaaaaatttgctctttattttaaaaaaagttcgGTCAAATTGGCTGTGTTTCAATCATTGTTATATAAAAATCCGGTTAAATCGaattaatcgattttttttttaaattaaaagttaatttcTTTATAGGGCGAGAATATTGTTGGGTTTGGGCTTACTTATAGGCCCAAGATCGATCTTCTGTGTTATCTATTTGTTTGATGCATCTCTTGCCCTAGCTTTTGGAAGGCAACTCCGACGAGTAAATCGACAACACAACAAAGGACGCAggttctctctctctttttttccaTTTCTTATCTTCAATTTCTGCTGGAACATCCTTGAACCCAAATCTTCAGCTAGAATGGCTTTAGCGATCGAAAATTCCTCTCACCGTGTATATGAGCGAGCCTCGCGATCAAATTTTGTGCTAGAGGTAGCtcaaaaaaacaaagaattatTATGTGCAGGTTCTTTTCTATACTTCGGAGGCCAGAGGCGTTCTtgtgatgtttttcatgttcttAGGTTTGCAATTTCAACAAACTAAATTCCATTCATCTTTACTTCTGCTTGGGATATCATATTTTAAGTGCCAATTGCAAGCATTTTACAGCGTTTTTCTCCATTTTCACCGTTTCTTCATGTTTAATGATAGTTGTTGGTATTTTTTTGGTGAGCATTTATTGTTTTTTCCTTGATCGATAATGGTTGTTAGATTAGCTTAAATTAAAGGGATTGAAAAAACATAATTTCAAGTCGTATTAATTCATTCCTTCCAACGCTCAAAGATTTGGGGAACTTGCAATAAGATCCGTGTTCTGGTTTTGCTTTGTGCTTCTGTATATTTCCTTGtcaaaaacataattttcagTATTTTCTCAAAGAAAGGGTTTTTTTTGGTCAAATCTTACCTGTAATATTTTACTCGTGTAAAAGATGATATTCTTGAAAGTTTTGTTTTTCATCGGAAAGCATTTGAGTAGAGCCCGGATTTTCTACTGAAAATAATACCCCAAACAAGAAGTTggatgtttttatttattttgaaaaatcttATTAATGAAAAAAACTGAACCTTACTTTTTTTAAGGACCCAACATATACGGTTTGACTCAGGGTACAAAATCTCAGGTACAGCGCTGGTCTCAAATTCTGTTTATTGTGTGACAAGTTCTTGAACGTAAGGAAATATGGCAGAGAACACTGAAATTGAGGACCAGGTTGATCTTGATGATAACTATACTGAAGAGGATGAAGAACACATGGAAGATGAAGGAACTGGTGAAGGTGGTGAAGAAAATGGTGAAGAGCTCCAGGACACTACAAGTGATGATGGTAGGAAGGATCCTTCCCCCTTCCATTCACTGGGGAATGATCTAAGTGATAATAGCATCAAGCCTGAGGAAGATGTAGAAAACTCTGATCAAGATCACGAGAATATAAAGCATGCGCAACTTCTTGCTCTTCCTCCGCACGGTTCTGAAATTTTCATAGGAGGACTTTCTCGTGATGTTTCTGAAGATGACTTAATGGAACTTTGCGAACCANTtttgttgtaaaaataaataattataatatgattttaattatttatgataaaaatgagttttacaagaaatcaattattattgaataaattgaaaattaaataaaaatatgtttatttaatttattaaattatttaataattgttgtggttagtaataaaattactaaatgcatgatttaatcaattaatcaaaattttttaattaattgatgttaatatgtgatattaaatgcataaaagaTGATCGAGAACCTTGACTAATGTAATAGGTGACCaagataataatatttttttattgatatctGAAAACAAagcaataaaattaaattaattctcaGAACTTGTACAAAGAAAGATTTGCTACGACATTCAATAATGTTGTGTAGTTGAGCCTAAAAAAGAGGGACATCATATTTTAATGATAATACTTATCTATGTTGGGATAGAGCcagagataaaaaaaatgataaaattaatcTCTAAAGTGATACGAGACAACATCAATAATAATACATGCCCCTTTCCTAGAGCCATGGGATAATAGCATGATTGGCACTAACTAGATGCAACCCCTCATATGCATCTGTTGCTCAGCCGTGTCACAAATATAAGAAATATAGTTACACTTTGTGTaacaactataacttttgacctaataataatttccaaaaaaccatattttatattttacgaaaatattgttattttaaGTGTGCATATGTGAGAACATATTAGTGGATACGAGGCACTCTCCTAATACCAATATTTAGGAGGAGACTCAAAAGGTATATTAAGCCCTAAGGTCATAACCAACTTTTTCGATACCATATTTTGTCGTTGAGAGGGTTAATAAAAATTCGGTTAAATCGAATTAATTGatcaaacataattatttaaaaaatttgctctttattttaaaaaaagttcgGTCAAATTGGCTGTGTTTCAATCATTGTTATATAAAAATCCGGTTAAATCGaattaatcgattttttttttaaattaaaagttaatttcTTTATAGGGCGAGAATATTGTTGGGTTTGGGCTTACTTATAGGCCCAAGATCGATCTTCTGTGTTATCTATTTGTTTGATGCATCTCTTGCCCTAGCTTTTGGAAGGCAACTCCGACGAGTAAATCGACAACACAACAAAGGACACAggttctctctctctttttttccaTTTCTTATCTTCAATTTCTGCTGGAACATCCTTGAACCCAAATCTTCAGCTAGAATGGCTTTAGCGATCGAAAATTCCTCACACCGTGTATATGAGCGAGCCTCGCGATCAAATTTTGTGCTAGAGGTAGCtcaaaaaaacaaagaattatTATGTGCAGGTTCTTTTCTATACTTCGGAGGCCAGAGGCTCTtgtgatgtttttcatgttcttAGGTTTGCAATTTCAACAAACTAAATTCCATTCATCTTTACTTCTGCTTGGGATATCATATTTTAAGTGCCAATTGCAAGCATTTTACAGCGTTTTTCTCCATTTTCACCGTTTCTTCATGTTTAATGATAGTTGTTGGTATTTTTTTGGTGAGCATTTATTGTTTTTTCCTTGATCGATAATGGTTGTTAGATTAGCTTAAATTAAAGGGATTGAAAAAACATAATTTCAAGTCGTATTAATTCATTCCTTCCAACGCTCAAAGATTTGGGGAACTTGCAATAAGATCCGTGTTCTGGTTTTGCTTTGTGCTTCTGTATATTTCCTTGtcaaaaacataattttcagTATTTTCTCAAAGAAAGGGTTTTTTTTGGTCAAATCTTACCTGTAATATTTTACTCGTGTAAAAGATGATATTCTTGAAAGTTTTGTTTTTCATCGGAAAGCATTTGAGTAGAGCCCGGATTTTCTACTGAAAATAATACCCCAAACAAGAAGTTggatgtttttatttattttgaaaaatcttATTAATGAAAAAAACTGAACCTTACTTTTTTTAAGGACCCAACATATACGGTTTGACTCAGGGTACAAAATCTCAGGTACAGCGCTGGTCTCAAATTCTGTTTATTGTGTGACAAGTTCTTGAACGTAAGGAAATATGGCAGAGAACACTGAAATTGAGGACCAGGTTGATCTTGATGATAACTATACTGAAGAGGATGAAGAACCCATGGAAGATGAAGGAACTGGTGAAGGTGGTGAAGAAAATGGTGAAGAGCTCCAGGACACTACAAGTGATGATGGTAGGAAGGATCCTTCCCCCTTCCATTCACTGGGGAATGATCTAAGTGATAATAGCATCAAGCCTGAGGAAGATGTAGAAAACTCTGATCAAGATCACGAGAATATAAAGCATGCGCAACTTCTTGCTCTTCCTCCGCACGGTTCTGAAATTTTCATAGGAGGACTTTCTCGTGATGTTTCTGAAGATGACTTAATGGAACTTTGCGAACCATTTGGTGATGTTTTCGAGGTCAGTAATTTTGCATCTAAAACTTTTGTGGGTTGATAATTATGCTATTTTCTATTCGACATATTTCTAATTTGTCTTAATGCTTCATAAAATGGCAGATTAGAGTAATGAAAAATAGAGATACTGGTGAGAGCAAGGGCTTTGCTTTTGTCACCTTCAAAAGAAAAGATGAAGCACAGAAGGCCATTGAAAAATTATGTAGCAAAGAATTTAAGGTAGAATTGGAGACTTTTATCTTTAATCTTTTGGATTCGTTTTTGTGATGTAAGTTTGCCATACTAGTTCTAGTTTGTGGTTTAGTTCTACTTTCTTAACTGTCATTTGTTTTTTACTGCAGGGAAGAACATTACGATGTTCACTGTCTGAA comes from the Primulina huaijiensis isolate GDHJ02 chromosome 8, ASM1229523v2, whole genome shotgun sequence genome and includes:
- the LOC140982881 gene encoding uncharacterized protein, which produces MFFMFLENTEIEDQVDLDDNYTEEDEEHMEDEGTGEGGEENGEELQDTTSDDGRKDPSPFHSLGNDLSDNSIKPEEDVENSDQDHENIKHAQLLALPPHGSEIFIGGLSRDVSEDDLMELCEPXLL